DNA sequence from the Streptomyces cinnabarinus genome:
CCCACGGGGCTGATGCTGGCAGGCGAACTCGCCATGGCGGGTGTGCGCTGCCGGGTCGTCGAACGTCGCGAGGACCGCACCAGGGAGTCCCGGGCACTGGGACTGCACGGCCGGACCATGGAGGTCCTCAACATGCGCGGGCTCGCCGAGGAGGTGCTGGCCCGCGCCAACCCGATCCCGCAGGTCCGGGTGTCACTCGGCCACTCCCTGTTCGACATGAGCCGACTGGCCACCGACTACGGCCAGTTGACGATCATTCCGCAGGGGGAGACCGAGGAGATCCTGGAGAAGCGCGCCACCGACCTCGGCGTGGCCGTGGACCGGGGCGTCGCCCTCACCGGCTGCCGGCAGAACGGTCCCGTGGTCCACTGCACGCTGGAGCAGAACGGCAAGGTGTGGGAGGAGAGCGCCTCCTGGCTGGTCGGCTGCGACGGCTCGCGCAGCCGGGTGCGGGAGGCCATGGGCGCCGAGTTCACCGGCGCGACCTACCCGTACACGATCATCGTCGCCGATGTGCGGCTCGGTACCCCGCTCGACGACCAGCTGCTGATCCGCGTCGGCCGGGCCGGGCTGGTGGTGGCGACCGACTTCGGCAACGGCTGGTACCGCATGGGCGTGATCGACCGGGACAAGCCCTGGTCGGACGAGCCGGTCACGCTCGACGAGGTCGAGCGGACCCTGGCCAAGCTGTTCGGCAGGAACATGCGGCCCAGCGAGCCGCTGTGGACCTCGCGCTTCCACATCCAGGAGCGGCAGGCGTCGTTCTACCGCCAGGGGCGCATGCTCATCGCCGGCGACGCCGCCCATGTGCACTCCCCGCTCGGCGGACAGGGGCTCAACCTCGGCATCCAGGACGCCATGAACCTCGGCTGGAAGCTGGGCGCCGTGGTGGGCGGACGGGCCTCGGACGACCTGCTCGACACCTTCGAGCTGGAACGGCGCCGGGTCTCCCAGGGCGTCATCAAGGTGACGGACATCGCCACCCGCATGATGACGTCCGACCGGCTGCCCGCGCGGATCGCCCGCAGGACCGTGATGTCCGTGGCCAGCCGGATCCCCGCGACCCACCGGACCGCGGTCGGCCATCTGTCGGGCATCGCCACCCGCTACCCGACGATGGCCTCGGCCGTCGGCGCCTCACCCCTCACCGGCACCCGGGTCCCCGACCTCAGGGTCGCCGGGCACGGCGCTCCCGTCCGCATCCACGAGGCGCTGCGCCACGGCGGGTTCGTGCTCATCGACCGGGAGGACGGCGCCCCGCTGCTGCCGGCGGTAGCGGAGGGGGACGGCCGCCTCGTCCGGATCGGCGGCCGGATCGTCGCGGACTCCGGGCCCTGGAACAAACCGGAGGTCGTGCTGATCCGCCCGGACGGCTACTGCGCCTGGGCGGGCCCGCGCGCCCGCGCACGGCAGGAACTGGCTCTCGCCTGCCGGCGCTGGGTCCAGAGCTGAACCGTGCGGTGTGCCGCCGCCCGGCCTGTGGCGGTGGCACACCACCGGTACGGCTGTATCCCGGTGCGGCGCGGCCCTGAGCGGTGGCTGAGTGGGGCTTGAGTCAGTGGTCCTAGCTTGGCCGAAACGGATGCCGGGATCGACCAAGGAGAGGCTCATGCCGACTCGCTCGAAGCACCCTACGTCGCCGCAGTACGACGTGGCCATCCTGGGGTCGGGTCTGGCGGGCACCACGCTGGCCGCCTGCCTCGCCCGCAACGGCGCGAAGGTGCTCGTCCTCGACGCGGGAACGCACCCCCGTTTCGCCATCGGTGAGTCCACCATCCCGTACACCTCGATGCTGATGCGGCTGGTCAGCGAGCGGTACGACGTGCCCGAGATCAAGTGGCTGACGACCTTCGAGTCCGTGCAGTCGAAGATCTCCACCAACTGTGGTGTGAAGCGCAACTTCGGCTTCCTCTACCACCGTGAGGGCGCCCGCCAGAACCCGCTGGAAACCAGCATGTTCCCGATCCCGAAGATCACCCACACCGAGAACCACTTCTTCCGCCAGGACGTCGACGCCTGGATGCTGGCCGTGGCCATCAAGTACGGCGCCGACGTCCGCCAGCAGACGAAGATCGTCGACGCCGAGTTCGACGACGACGGTGTCACCGTCATACCGGTCCAGGGCGATCCGGTGCGGGCGAAGTTCGTGGTGGACGCGAGCGGTCACCGCTCCCCGCTGGCCGAGAAGTTCGGCCTGCGCGAGGAGCCGAGCCGGCTGCGCCACCAGTCGCGCTCGCTGTTCACCCACATGATCAATGTGAAGCCGTACGAGGACACCGTCCCCAAGGGCAGCCACAAGAACCCGAGCCCGTGGAGCCAGGGCACCCTGCACCACATGTTCGAGGGCGGCTGGATGTGGGTCATCCCCTTCGACAACCACCCGCGCGCCACCAACCCGCTGTGCAGCGTGGGCCTCAACCTCGACCCGCGGATCCACCCCACGCCGGACTGCTCCCCCGAGGAGGAGTTCCGCAACTTCATCGCCAAGTACCCCGACATCGCACCGCAGTTCGAGGGGTCCATCACGGTCCGCGACTGGGTGCGCACCGAGCGGCTCCAGTACTCCTCCAAGCAGACGGTCGGCTACCGCTGGTGCCTGACCTCGCACGCCGCCGGCTTCGTGGACGCGCTGTTCTCCCGCGGCCTGTCCAACACCATGGAGATCATCCACGCCCTGACCTGGCGCCTGCTGGACGCCATCAAGGACGACGACTTCGCCGTCGAGCGGTTCGAGTACGTCCAGGAGCTGGAGCAGGGCCTGCTCGACTTCAACGACGACCTGGTCGCCAACGCCTACACCGGCACCAAGAGCTGGTTCCTGTGGAACGCCTACTACCGGTCCTGGGTGCTCAGCCAGGCGCTCGCCACCTTCGAGATCAACCGCGCCTACGCCCGCTTCCTGGAGAACCACGACCCGAAGGTCCTGGACCGTCTGGAGCGCCAGGCGCCCAACGGGGCCATCCCGGAGTACGCGCCCGCCCGTGAGCTGCTCAAGGCCATGAGCGAGACGATCCAGGACGTCCAGCACGGCCGCCGCGAGGACCGCGAGGCCTCCGACCACATCATGAAGCTGCTCGGCAAGGCCGACTTCATCCCGCCGGTGTTCGGCCTGGACGACCCCGACGTCCACTGGACCGAGGTGAACCCGATCAAGCTGGCGAAGACGCTGCGCTGGTCGCGGACCAAGGCTCCCAAGGAGATCGGCGACCTGACCTGGGAAGGGCTCACGCTCTTCATGAAGAAGCGCTTCGACCGCAGCGAGTTCCAACTCGCGGAGGAACTCAAGCACATGGCCGCGGGCTGGCCGGTGATCGGACGGGCCTTCCGGGTGCCCGAGCCCGAGTGACCGCACCCCGAACAGGATCCCCGAGACCAGCAGCCCGACAAGCCTGAGGAGTTCCCCGTGTCCGACAGCCCCGCCCTGGTCACCGGCCCGGCGCCGGTGTACGACGTGGCGATCCTGGGGTCCGGCATCGCCGGTTCCATGCTCGCCGCCGTACTGGCCCGCAACGGCGTCAAGGTCCTGCTCCTGGACGCCTCGGCCCACCCGCGCTTCGCGATCGGCGAGTCGACCATCCCGTACACGCTGGTGTGCCTGCGCACCATCGCCGAGCGCTACGACGTGCCGGAGATCAAGACGCTGGCGACCTTCACGAACAGCACCAAGGTGCTCGGCCCCAAGTTCGGTGTGAAGAAGCACTTCAGCTTCCTGCTGCACCACGAGGGCCAGGACCAGGACCCGCAGGAGGTCAACCAGTTCGGCACCCCGGGTCTGCTGCACGAGGCGAGCCACCTGTACCGGCAGGACACCGACGCGTACATGTTCCACGTGGCCCTGAAGTACGGCGCCGAATCCCGGCAGAACTTCCGGGTCGCCGACGTCGACTTCGACGACAGCGGGGTCACCCTGAGCACCGCCGAGGGCGAGCAGTACCGCGCCAAGTACGTCGTCGACGCCAGCGGCTACCGCTCGCCGCTCGCGGACAAGTTCAAGCTGCGCGAGGACCCCTGCCGGTTCCTGCACCACTCCCGGTCCATGTGGAACCACATGACCAACGTCCGCAAGACGGACGACCTGTTCACCCACCGCAGCGCCGCGGACACCCCGCCCTCGCCCTGGTACCAGGGCACGGTGCACCACATGTTCGAGCGCGGCTGGTTCTGGGTGATCGGCTTCGACAACCACGAGTGGTCCCGCAACCCGCTGTGCAGCGTCGGCCTCACCCTCGACCCGCGCAAGTACCCCAAGTCCGCGGACATGACGCCCGAGGAGGAGTTCTACTCCTACGCCTCGCGCTTCCCGGACATCGCGCGCCAGTACGAGGGCGCCCGCGGGGTGCGCAACTGGGTCTCCACCGACCGGCTCCAGTACTCCTCGCGCCAGTGCGCCGGTGACCGCTGGTTCCTGCTCTCGCACGCGGCCGGCTTCCTGGACCCGCTGTACTCCCGCGGTCTGTCCAACACCGCCGAGGCCATCAACAGCCTCACCTGGCGGCTGCTGGAGGCCGTCAAGGACGGCGACTTCTCCCGCGAGCGCTTCGAGTACGTCGACACGATGCAGCAGGGCCTGTTCGACTACAACGACTCGCTGGTCAACGCCTCCTTCATCTCCTGGAGCGACTACGACCTGTGGACGGCCGTCTACCGGATGTGGGCCTGGGGCGCCAACGCGGGCACCTACCGGCTCTCCGAGGGCCTGTTCAAGTACTTCAAGGACGGCAACGAGCAGCACTTC
Encoded proteins:
- a CDS encoding FAD-dependent monooxygenase, coding for MSTKTVAYDVIIAGAGPTGLMLAGELAMAGVRCRVVERREDRTRESRALGLHGRTMEVLNMRGLAEEVLARANPIPQVRVSLGHSLFDMSRLATDYGQLTIIPQGETEEILEKRATDLGVAVDRGVALTGCRQNGPVVHCTLEQNGKVWEESASWLVGCDGSRSRVREAMGAEFTGATYPYTIIVADVRLGTPLDDQLLIRVGRAGLVVATDFGNGWYRMGVIDRDKPWSDEPVTLDEVERTLAKLFGRNMRPSEPLWTSRFHIQERQASFYRQGRMLIAGDAAHVHSPLGGQGLNLGIQDAMNLGWKLGAVVGGRASDDLLDTFELERRRVSQGVIKVTDIATRMMTSDRLPARIARRTVMSVASRIPATHRTAVGHLSGIATRYPTMASAVGASPLTGTRVPDLRVAGHGAPVRIHEALRHGGFVLIDREDGAPLLPAVAEGDGRLVRIGGRIVADSGPWNKPEVVLIRPDGYCAWAGPRARARQELALACRRWVQS
- a CDS encoding NAD(P)/FAD-dependent oxidoreductase, yielding MPTRSKHPTSPQYDVAILGSGLAGTTLAACLARNGAKVLVLDAGTHPRFAIGESTIPYTSMLMRLVSERYDVPEIKWLTTFESVQSKISTNCGVKRNFGFLYHREGARQNPLETSMFPIPKITHTENHFFRQDVDAWMLAVAIKYGADVRQQTKIVDAEFDDDGVTVIPVQGDPVRAKFVVDASGHRSPLAEKFGLREEPSRLRHQSRSLFTHMINVKPYEDTVPKGSHKNPSPWSQGTLHHMFEGGWMWVIPFDNHPRATNPLCSVGLNLDPRIHPTPDCSPEEEFRNFIAKYPDIAPQFEGSITVRDWVRTERLQYSSKQTVGYRWCLTSHAAGFVDALFSRGLSNTMEIIHALTWRLLDAIKDDDFAVERFEYVQELEQGLLDFNDDLVANAYTGTKSWFLWNAYYRSWVLSQALATFEINRAYARFLENHDPKVLDRLERQAPNGAIPEYAPARELLKAMSETIQDVQHGRREDREASDHIMKLLGKADFIPPVFGLDDPDVHWTEVNPIKLAKTLRWSRTKAPKEIGDLTWEGLTLFMKKRFDRSEFQLAEELKHMAAGWPVIGRAFRVPEPE
- a CDS encoding NAD(P)/FAD-dependent oxidoreductase, coding for MSDSPALVTGPAPVYDVAILGSGIAGSMLAAVLARNGVKVLLLDASAHPRFAIGESTIPYTLVCLRTIAERYDVPEIKTLATFTNSTKVLGPKFGVKKHFSFLLHHEGQDQDPQEVNQFGTPGLLHEASHLYRQDTDAYMFHVALKYGAESRQNFRVADVDFDDSGVTLSTAEGEQYRAKYVVDASGYRSPLADKFKLREDPCRFLHHSRSMWNHMTNVRKTDDLFTHRSAADTPPSPWYQGTVHHMFERGWFWVIGFDNHEWSRNPLCSVGLTLDPRKYPKSADMTPEEEFYSYASRFPDIARQYEGARGVRNWVSTDRLQYSSRQCAGDRWFLLSHAAGFLDPLYSRGLSNTAEAINSLTWRLLEAVKDGDFSRERFEYVDTMQQGLFDYNDSLVNASFISWSDYDLWTAVYRMWAWGANAGTYRLSEGLFKYFKDGNEQHFKDLEKAPHLGLYWPDHDGFKELYDLMIGQVLDYEAGTTTARDAADTIYEQLETVNFVPKNFGFSERNLRFMIPGPKTILKTARWLRNDADPVVKRMMTGNGREAVKAKLRGKRIF